The Apium graveolens cultivar Ventura chromosome 6, ASM990537v1, whole genome shotgun sequence genome contains a region encoding:
- the LOC141668365 gene encoding uncharacterized protein LOC141668365 has translation MSANLFMFDGSTYSDPFSPVNVSFASIESILQDNYTTDKTFQDEEIDKIASTLLSSSPPSHQMGGLSLCQTPLGNEYRDFSVKTEDSQLPFYSATCDYNNISYSSSFPTYGTDEPVKRMQRSFSSNCFDGKSSYMFQPLDKFVDSTNLNATTTAQVQALSSPEYNSFSDSQMRRFCSTGDLQSLKTSQMRPRLSCSPLATESSFTEETYSKVGRYSTEERKERIHRYRAKRAQRNFNKTIKYACRKTLADNRPRIRGRFARNDEPVVIPKTANYNPYEDEDDLLIGGYYQEENEGQLGRDAFLTSYGIQYYMPATNY, from the exons ATGTCTGCTAATCTTTTTATGTTTGATGGCTCAACATACTCTGATCCATTCTCACCTGTCAATGTCTCTTTTGCATCCATTGAGAGTATCCTCCAAGATAATTACACTACTGACAAAACTTTCCAAGATGAAGAAATTGACAAAATTGCATCTACACTTCTATCTTCATCACCTCCAAGTCATCAAATGGGAGGCCTCTCACTGTGTCAAACACCCTTGGGTAATGAGTACAGAGACTTCTCTGTAAAAACAGAGGATTCTCAACTTCCATTCTACTCGGCAACATGCGATTACAACAACATAAGTTATTCTTCTTCATTTCCTACGTATGGTACCGATGAACCCGTGAAGAGGATGCAAAGAAGCTTTAGTAGCAATTGTTTTGATGGGAAATCAAGTTACATGTTCCAACCATTAGATAAATTTGTGGATTCTACAAATTTAAATGCCACTACTACCGCTCAAGTTCAAGCGTTGAGCTCACCTGAATACAATTCATTCTCTGATAGTCAAATGAGAAGGTTTTGCAGCACTGGAGATTTACAA AGTTTGAAAACTAGCCAGATGAGGCCAAGATTGTCATGTAGCCCACTAGCAACAGAGAGTTCATTCACGGAGGAGACATATTCAAAAGTGGGACGGTATAGTACAGAAGAGAGGAAAGAGAGGATCCATAGGTACAGAGCAAAGCGCGCACAAAGAAATTTTAATAAAACAATTAAG TATGCATGCCGAAAGACATTAGCTGACAATCGACCAAGGATACGTGGAAGATTTGCGCGTAATGATGAACCAGTAGTGATTCCAAAAACTGCAAATTATAACCCATATGAAGACGAAGATGATCTTTTG ATCGGAGGATATTACCAAGAAGAAAACGAGGGTCAACTAGGCAGAGATGCGTTCCTCACTAGCTATGGCATTCAGTACTATATGCCTGCAACCAACTACTGA